A stretch of DNA from Calditrichota bacterium:
CCACCAATTATATTAACAGATTGGTTGGAATGTAACCCCAACCAGGAATATAATGCCCTAAAAGGGTCGCCGGAATTTGGATCTTCACCCCGGACATCATTCATTGTACTATGACCCCATGAAGTAGACTGAGGTGCATAATCAAAACCATAGGGCCCAATTTCGCGGGTTGGTGCATAACGATATTGAAAAAAGAACATCACACCCTTAAGGGTTTGGTTCACAACCGTTCCATCAAGGTCTATAATACCGGTGTTTTTAAATACATAATCATATATGAAATAGTTGTCATGATCTTGCTGGCTAAATGCATGGATTTTGCGGGTCATTGTCACACCCAAACCCGTATTTACAACATTTAGCAGCATCCGGTCTGCTAATATGGACGCATCAATTTCATCAACAAGGTCATCAAGTACTGTGTTTGATGCCGGAATTCCATCCACTGTAACTTCAGGATGATTAAATTTACCAATTAGTTTAAACTCAACTGGCATAAACTCGCTTTGTTCGTTTAATACACGAGGCCCATTGTGAACAACCTTATGTGAAAAGGTTTTCCCGTTTGCTAAGGGGTCACTATAATCTATTGCCCCAATCCATAAGGCTTTCGCAGCCTGAACATCCTGAAAACTATACAAAGCCGGCCAACGTAACCCATCTTGTTGATCCGGGATTAAACCCCGTCTTCCAACCTCTCTTTCCATTCCTGAACTAGAATACCAGTTTTTTAGATCACCAATGGCAATCCACTTGCTTTCATCAGCAAAACTGAGAGAGTAAAAAACTAAAAATCCAAAAATTAAATATTTCATCGAATTTCCTTGATTTTAAAACTTATACGAAAGATTTATACCAAAAAAGATTTGTCTTGGATTTAAAAAAGTGAAATATGTGTGGTTGGGCATATCAATATATGCTTTATCTTTTTTTATTTTATTAATTCGAGAGGAGCTTGCATGCTGCCACTCACTATTGTCAGAGTTATATTCAAAATATTTACTCGTACTTGCATCATAATAAATTGCCGCCGGATCCCAAGCAGACATATTATCCGTATTTGCAATCCACTCCATCGGAACAAAGTCTACACCATTTTTACGGACATCACCCGGTTGGTCATTTCCAGGTATCAGGTTCTCAGTTGTTTTTGCAATTGTACTTTTTGGTAAATGTAGTGAGGACAAATAATCATCATAATCAAAAGAATCAAAGAAAGAAACTTGTGAAAAGTTTTTAGTATTGCCAAGGTTCAAAATATCTGCAAAAAACTTAACATCTACTGATCCAAAATGGAATGTCTTAGAAATCTTTAGATCAACATTAAAATAATCATTCCACTGCATATTTGGGGTATTACCCTGTACATTGGACCGCCACTGGAAATGTCTTCCAGATGTCCAGCGTGTTAAAAAATTAAAATGCCAATTGTCCAAAGGATATTGACCCAAGAACATAGGCCCAAACCCAAGCGGTGTGTGCAGGTCTATTGTACTCTTAAAGCGGGGTCTTGGAGTCGCTTTTGTTTGTTGCGGAGGATTTTGTCTTATATATTCCCGTTGCTCAGATGAGCTCAAATAAATTTCTCCAAGATCGAAGTTCCCTGAGGTATTTACACGATATTCATAATTTACCATACCGGTAACCCATCGACCATATCTTTTTGTAATATCTGCTTCAAAACCGCGAATATCCTCATAGCTGTTGTTTGTCAGCTGTCTATAATTAACACTACTAGCCGAACCCGCACCTACATATCTGGTCCAATCCTGTTGCTCGGTAATATCTTTATAATAAGCAGCCAAATGAAAAAGATACTCATTCGACAATGCATGGTCGTACCCAAGCTCATATGAGACTGTTTTTGCGAGAGAAATAGTGGGATCCCCGATTCTGTTAAGTTTATCTCCAACACCCCTTTCAACACGGTATAAACCTTCAGAAGTTGCGATTTGACGATAATGTCCATAGTTGAAATAAAGCTTTGCTGTTTCAGAAATTGGATGTGATATTGCTAAACGGGGACTTATTGTAAAACGGGCTTTCGCAGATTTTGTCCTGTATAATTCATCATTTTCAGGGTCAAAATTAGAAGTAAAAAAATCAACATTAAATGGATCAACATCATACCATTCATCATTTGGGTCTGTGTATTCTGCAATAAAACCTACAGTAGAAATAAAACCCTCATATTCAAGCTTATCCTGGAAATACGCAGTAAGCCTAATTGGGTTTTGTTTAAATTTTGAGCGAAAATTTCCTTCAGGTAATTGCTTGTTTACGCTTCCAAAGTTCATTTTATAATCGCTATAAACAAATTCAAAACCAGCCTTCAATTCATTTCTGCTATCAATTTGGTTAACATAGTCAATCATTGCGCTATATGTATAGATTTCGCTTGAATCTCTTGAGTTGCCAATTGACCCGCCCATTGACATTCCATCAATACTAGTAGATGGAATGTCTGAATGCCCAAAAGGTGCCTCGTCAAGAAAATAACCTGGAAATATCTCATATAGTTTTTCTGTATCGCGTATTGCAACAGGGCCTGTCCTATAAATTGTACCAACGCGCTTTATCTGGGCATTATAAAATGAGGTTGAGCTCAAAATATGAGTAAATTTTGCCGAAATTGAATGATTATATCTGGACGTTTGCGATAAGTAACCAGGAACCCAGATTCTCCAATCTTGAGTGTGCCCTGTCTGGTTTAGAAGACTCGCCACTCCGCTTGCTGATGTCATGATACTTGTCCCACCAGAGCGTGAACCTGATGTGGCATAAGTTTCACCAACAAGACCCAGTACCGATAGTTTCATGTTATTAGAAATATCTGAAGTCATCTTAAGCATATAGCTATGGTCTATACGGCCATCTGTTGCCAAAGACATTGCATATTGGTTTTTCTCTTTACGATAAGAACCATAAAAGCGAAGATTACCCAACTGCTTACTAATAAAGGGAGCTGGTCCGCCAAATCCGAAATCTATATTATAATCGCCTTCATCAATCTGACCTTGCTTTCTATGTTGCCACTTAAAAATTCTTTGTGCAGCCTCCGGTGTTAAATCATTTGTCGGATCATCATCCTGAAGGGTTTCTTCCGAAACGGCATTCCAACCTTTAAAATCAATATATTGCCTCTGTTCATAAGTTGACCAAGCACCGTTGTCTGTGCCTGTCCAAGCAACCTCGGGATCTAAAAAAGGCCTATTATAATATGAATCTGCATCATAAGGAGAACCGCCAAAGTTTTTCTGTTGCACTGGGCTCGCTTTTACAGAAAGGGTCGCACTATATTTCTGAGGGTCGCCTTCTTTTGTAACAACATTTACTACTCCTGATCGAACATTATGATATTGAGCATCTGCTCCACCTGCCTGAACAGATATTTCGCTAACAGCACTCATTGGGATATTGGTTATCGGTGTATTGTTTCTTTCATCTCTTAGTAAAACGCCATCAACCATAAAAGCAATTTGGTCAGAACTACTGCCTCTAATTCCAAGATCCGATGTGACCCCTGCTTGTAAACCAACAACCTCTTCAACACTTGTAACTGGTAATGCTTGTATATTCTCAGAGGAGATAATAGCAACGCTTCCAGCAACATCTTTTTGCACCACCGGACGCTCTGCTATTACTACTACCTCATCCGTTTCCAAAACATCGCTATTAAGAGTAATATCTATGCGGGTTGTTAAATCAACACTAACAGCAACATTTTGAATTATATAATCTTTATAGCCTATATATGATGAGATGAGCTGATATTTTCCCGGAGGAACATTTAAAATCACATAGTAGCCGTCAATATCAGTTGCTGCTCCTAATGAAGTGTTTTCCAAATAAACATTTACGCCCGATAAAGTTTCACCTGTTTTAGCGTCTTTAACAATACCTGTGATTTTTCCTGTAGTACCGGCATAAAGTTGGATGGATATAGATAAAACGAGAACTACAAAAAAGAATGATTTTTTCATTAAAATACTCCAACTTATAAAAAACGTTTTTGTATGTAGGGGTTAGTACAGTTGGCGAACAAACTTTGTTAAATATAATACATTCATTCTAGTTAACAAATTTATTTTACTCTATCGTTAGATTTTTTTTGTAATAAATATAATCAAAAGTTGAGCGGATTGTTACTTTTTTTCTAATCGTAAATCCCAGTTACTATGCCTGGGAACAATCGTCTGTCCAGGAAAATGAGTTTTTAAAACCATCATTTTGGTTGTATTAATAGTTAATGAATCAAAACCGGCCCAATTAATATCTGTTGAAATATTATCTTTTAAGCTGTCTAAAACTGTTTTCACTTTTTTAGGTGACTTCAAATATGTCCCAACTGCCTGGGAAAAATAAAAATCTCGCCACATTGATGACTGCCATGTGACATAATTACTGTTATCCATTTTGTATTCAAGACCCTTTTGAAATAATAATTCATCATCGAGTAAT
This window harbors:
- a CDS encoding TonB-dependent receptor plug domain-containing protein, yielding MKKSFFFVVLVLSISIQLYAGTTGKITGIVKDAKTGETLSGVNVYLENTSLGAATDIDGYYVILNVPPGKYQLISSYIGYKDYIIQNVAVSVDLTTRIDITLNSDVLETDEVVVIAERPVVQKDVAGSVAIISSENIQALPVTSVEEVVGLQAGVTSDLGIRGSSSDQIAFMVDGVLLRDERNNTPITNIPMSAVSEISVQAGGADAQYHNVRSGVVNVVTKEGDPQKYSATLSVKASPVQQKNFGGSPYDADSYYNRPFLDPEVAWTGTDNGAWSTYEQRQYIDFKGWNAVSEETLQDDDPTNDLTPEAAQRIFKWQHRKQGQIDEGDYNIDFGFGGPAPFISKQLGNLRFYGSYRKEKNQYAMSLATDGRIDHSYMLKMTSDISNNMKLSVLGLVGETYATSGSRSGGTSIMTSASGVASLLNQTGHTQDWRIWVPGYLSQTSRYNHSISAKFTHILSSTSFYNAQIKRVGTIYRTGPVAIRDTEKLYEIFPGYFLDEAPFGHSDIPSTSIDGMSMGGSIGNSRDSSEIYTYSAMIDYVNQIDSRNELKAGFEFVYSDYKMNFGSVNKQLPEGNFRSKFKQNPIRLTAYFQDKLEYEGFISTVGFIAEYTDPNDEWYDVDPFNVDFFTSNFDPENDELYRTKSAKARFTISPRLAISHPISETAKLYFNYGHYRQIATSEGLYRVERGVGDKLNRIGDPTISLAKTVSYELGYDHALSNEYLFHLAAYYKDITEQQDWTRYVGAGSASSVNYRQLTNNSYEDIRGFEADITKRYGRWVTGMVNYEYRVNTSGNFDLGEIYLSSSEQREYIRQNPPQQTKATPRPRFKSTIDLHTPLGFGPMFLGQYPLDNWHFNFLTRWTSGRHFQWRSNVQGNTPNMQWNDYFNVDLKISKTFHFGSVDVKFFADILNLGNTKNFSQVSFFDSFDYDDYLSSLHLPKSTIAKTTENLIPGNDQPGDVRKNGVDFVPMEWIANTDNMSAWDPAAIYYDASTSKYFEYNSDNSEWQHASSSRINKIKKDKAYIDMPNHTYFTFLNPRQIFFGINLSYKF